The genomic DNA AGTTAGATAAGTCGTAATAAACCCGAGAACACCAATAATGTATAAATTCTCATTTGGAAGTGGAATCATTTTATATAATTTGAATAAAGGACTTGAATCTCCTGACGTACCGTTATAGTATCTGTAAAAATCCAAGAGTATGAACCAAATCGCAAAAGTAAATAGAGCATTAACTCCTGAAATAATTTTTGCTTTAGAGAGTTTGATAATATAACTATAGGATTTCTCATAAACATGAATCATATCACTATCAAGATCTTTTAAAGCTTCCCTTACAGGTAATGGGAGATTTTTTTCTTCTTTACGAAAATTAAATTTAAACAATACATAATCAACCTTCCTCTTTTGTTGACTTAAACCTCGAAATAAAAATATAGCACCCTATAAGCCCCCATAGAAAGAATAGAACAAAACTTTCTGAAAGGAATCTTAATATTATTTTATCCTCATATTGTGCAGTATCCCACTTTGTAAATTGAATTGTTCAGGAACTTCGAGTGATTTTATTTATTACTACTTTGTCAAAATCATACTCGATGAACGGAATATCATTATATATCCATTCTTCATACGCTTTTTGTATTGTAATCACTTTGGAAGTAACTTCTGATAGAACTACATCAATGAAGGTTTCAATAGGTGATTTATTGCCATGTTCTCTATCTTGATAATCTTTTAAACTTGTAATGAATGTCCATTCTAATTCATTTAAACCAGTAAAATAAGTACTATCTGAAGCCCAATCAGATGGAACATGTTCTAAATAAATTTCTCCATCTTTATCTAATTGTTCGCTTATTCTTTCAATGTCGTAAGGAATAATGGTACTTCTTTGTATTTCGTATTATTCTTTTAGAAATGGATATTTATTAACTGCTATACCCCATTCACCACTATTGATTAATTCAACCATTTCTTTATATTGTTCCTTAATGATTACTTTACCTCTAAATGCTGTATACATTCCCATAACTACTACCCCATTTCATTGTATAATTTACTGAACAATTTCTTCCAATTAAAATTATTGAACAAGATATTCTTCAATCGGTTTCTTTGGTTTTTCTTGAAAAGACAATAATGAAAAGAATTGATGCAATTATAACAAGACTCAAAACTATTCTTACTTCAAAATCTTGAAAGAAAAATAGAAACTTTTCAGTAGTCTCATTTCCCTGATATAACTCTAGCCCCTGTAAATTAACAGGGTTCTCTAACCAATAATTAATAAAGTACAATATAAAAAGTCCGATACCAATTATGATACCAATTGAAATAAATAATATAATAATCAATCCCTTTCCTCCGACTTTCGAATAACCCTCAGATTGTTCAGTTAACGTAATAACCTAGAAATCGTATTAAGCGCCTGTGTTGTGCTTCTCATAATAAAATCCTCAGCGTATGATACTTCTTCTCGATCAACAACATTATTATATGGGGTTCCAACTTTAAAACTCATACCTTTTCCCACTTCACCAACTACAATCGTTTTATAATTATTTGGTTTTATTTTGTTATTATTCACCATTTATTCTTTCTTCGTATTGAACAATTTCTTTCAATTCATTGTTATTTATTTTTCTTTAAAAAATTCCAATTCTTATTTCCAGCAAAACGTCTTATTGCCGTTCTAGAATGTGTCTCATGTAGTTGGTCGATTCGGTCAGGATCTACTTGAGTCATGTATTTTAGTAAAAATCTTATATTCCCTAATAAACCCAAGACATGTAGTTCTAATTCAGATAGTTTAAAACGACTCGGATGAATCATATCAATTTTCATTATTGAATATTCCCCTACCGTATCAGCTGCTTCATCTGCACTATTGATACTTTTATCTGTATTCTCTCTCGCTTTTAGACTTTCAGTTCTGATTAAATGATAAAAAAAGTTTCTAGTTTGGTTGCCATCTTTACTTTTGATGTAAAAGAAAATGTGAGAAATATCTTCAGAATCGATGAATTCAATTATAGAGGATGGCGTAATAGGAAGTTCTTGTTCCTTAAGGACACTACTGTCAATGTCCAAAGTAACTTCTTCTTTATACCGTGAATTATACCGTCTTAAATTTTCAACATTTAACAGTAATGGCTTTAATGAGATCCTTCCGAAAAATGTTGTAACTCTTAAGGTATTGTTGTCGAATTCAAAAGAGAAAACAATATCATTATCCAAAATGGCCAAATTACGATCCAAAACGCGAACACGATTGGGATTTATTAATATTGCAACCCTAAATACATTTGTTAGTATGTCATTTGTCGTAAAGGGACCTACTCTTTGATTCCATCTTCCAAAAGCATGGGAATCAACCTCTACGTCTAAAATTCCCTTTGGTAGTTTTAAATCAAGGTATTCAGGCGCTGGGTATTTTTTAGTTAACATAGAGTATTGGTTTTTAGGAACATTTAAAAAAGACATAGCATTTTTTATAAAAATCCTACCTACAGGATATATGTCTTCCATCATTACAACTGATTTTTTGTCCATAGATTATCAATTCCTTTATATACATTTCTTATTAATAATCTACGTATAACTTAAATGAATGTCAAAAAGGAATAAGTAAACCAATTTGTTACAATACCCATTTTAATTGAAAATAGAAATCTCAAGTTCTTTCCCTTTTTTCTGTATGTCGTTTAAAATCGATTTAATTTCATCTTCATTTACATTTATTACATTTGTAAATTTCCCACCGATAGTGTTGCTTAAATCGACAAATCCATCGATTGCCCATACGCCTATAGAGTTATTTTGTGCTGCAGACTGTATTTTTTCTAACTCGGGCATATAGCTTTTTATAAATGGTGCATTTTTATCAATGATTGCTAATCCGTTCTCAATAAGGATTTCTTGGATAGAAGTATCAGTATCTTTTAAATGTATATATCCTTGGACTTCTTTTAGTGCCGAGTTTTGTCCAGGAGCGGCAGTTTCACCAAGTACATCAAGTGATATTTCTTTATTTAAAAGTAAGTTTTTTAATACTGCATTTGCTTCTTCAGACAATGGTAAATTGCCAGTAGGAAGCTGAACAGATGCTAATGCAACCTTAACAACACCTTCTTCGTTTACCTGCAACCCTTTTTGAATCATTTCTCCTCTTTTCGGTACCTTAATTCTTATAATATTATCTTCAGTTACCTCTACTACGTAACCGTTTAATGTTGCAACTTCGGTCCCACTAGATGTTTCGAAAACTTCTGTACTTTCCTTTTCTGAACCATAATCAGGTGTTTGGCAACCTGGTAAAATAAGTATTGCCAAAAATAAAATAGTCACTTGTCTCTTCATATCTTCATCTCCCCAATTAAAAAAGCACGCAAGTTACCTATTGTAGATAACTTGCGTGCTTCGCAAAGTTTATTTAAGGTTATTTTACATTGATTTGCTATGTTTGGAAATAGAAATGTATTTTATCGATCGTGAGGAGAGAGATTTTTCTTGATGGATTTAGCTTCATACTTCGGTTTTTTATTGATATAACCATAAGTGCTTAAAATCTGATTTAAAAAAGTTAATGCGGGATTTGGAATACTATGCCCTTCTAAAACTAAAAAAAGTGGTGTCCCTTTTTTATAGGATTTAATAATCCAAATCGGTTTATCGATATCCTCATAGGAGATTTTATATTCAGGGTGAACTAATTTTTCTATAAATAAATCAAAAATTACAGGGTTATGAATGATTTCGTTATATGAATAGAAAAAACCACCGCGTTTAAAGTCCCGTATATGTAGATCGATATATACCCCCAAATTTTTATAAAGTTTTCCGTCAACATAATCCGAAATTGGTCTGATAAGTTCTTTTTTGGATATTCTCGACCGTACAATAACTTTTGTATTCTTCTTTAAAAATTTCATGCATTCTACCATCCTTCCAATTAAGATAAAAATCTTACTTCCATTTTCTCTTTATACGCTACTTAGTCAAAAAACTGATACTGCATATAAAAAAACGCCATTTGTGGAACGGTAATGACAAAAAATTGCCTACCGCATCGCACAAATAGCGTTTTTAGAATCTAACTCTTACCGTCTGGTTGGAGTTGTAAAATGTAAATAAAGTTAAATTTTAATACCACAATTAATCAATGATGATAGTAATTTCATTGTTTAAAGACATTCAATTTTAACTAATTTTTGTCTTCTGTGTTGCATTGAACTCAAAGACATTTTGCTCCTTTTCAACATAACCAGCTAAGCGTAATTGCCATGCTGCAATTTGTTGATTTAAACAGTTATTGCTTAGTTTTAAAGTGAATGTAACATCAAGATCGTGTGGTGCCTTTTCAGCTATTCTAATTGCAGTTCCTCCAAAATCTTGACTTGTCTCATAGAGTGTGTAAACTGGGTTTTTCTTTGTAATAGCATCTTGAATCGATGCATCCCCCGTAATACCACAATGGAAGTACTGCTCGTAATCTTTAGTGAGTAATCGACCTACAAGCAGTCCTATATAATCTATCGGCTTTTCTGCAAACCATTCAACAATTAAAGATTTAGCTCTATCAAAAGTGGGATTATAGCGACCACTTTTATTTAAAACGTGCTCTTTAAAATCTTTTAATTCATTGCTACTTATTAACATTTCAAGTAAATCAATACGGTCAATGATTTCTTGAGTTAAAAAGCCTTTTCCGAAACATGAATTTTCCGAAATGATAATGGAAGCCTCTTTCTTTATAGCGCGGTTAATGATGTTTTTGTTATTTTGAAAAAAGTCTTTTGAGATCCTATAGTCTGTAGAATTCTCATCAACAGGTATTGCTGCTTTATAGTCAGCAATAAAGTCATTAATGGCAGTATAATCCGTTATCCAATTATACTTAGATAATCTCGTTCCTTGATCTTCTGCTACAAATGGTTCATACCCCAATTGTGCTGCAATTTTTGCTAAAGTTAAGTCATTTACTAACATATGTTAGCCCCCTGAAAATTTATTTACTATTTGAAACACATAAAAAAACTCCATCTAGTAAATGTGCAGACTGATTCCTTGAGGAAAAAGTTTGACACTTTCTAGATGAAGTGTAGAAGGGAATCCCTTACCGTTTGGATAGGGAGTTTAGTGTTAATAAATAGTATGCTAACAGTATACTATTATTTATTTTGAAAGAAAAGTATGTTTTTCAGTAATCAACCAAAATTTCTTAAAAATGACTAAATGTCAATTTTAAACATTGTAAAAAGGTTATCTTCCTCTTCGATTAGCTCAATAACAGGTACCTTTGAAAATATGGGACCATTTTTTCTTTCCCATGCTTTTAATTCAGTTTTATTCAGAGAACGATAATAACCGGGGTGTGATTTAGCCTCAATCAATAGACCTTGTTTCACCATTTCATTTCTAAGATCAGATATGAATTCTCCATAAATTTTATTGTTTAACTCTTTATCAAAAAGTTTAGTAGTTACTTTATCAGTTGAAAAACCTTTCATTACATAATGTGCTTTACGAGTGGTTTTATATTTATCGAAAATTTCTTCGCGTATTTCATTTTTAGCAGCCAGTAGTTGTGATTGTAAAAAATCTGCATCTTCATCATATAGGATTTCATAAGTGTCAATGCCGGTTAAATTCAAACCACTAGCTTTTATAGCCGCTTCAATTTCTTTAATTGACGATTCAAGGATATAGCCGCTAAAGTTCATTGGGTGTAAATAAAGCGATTCTTTATTCCGATAGGCAGTATCACTAGAGCCGTAGATTTTTCCCTGGCATATTTCAAATCCTAGTGGTTCGAAAATGTTCTTAATTTCGTATTTTAAAAGCTCATACTTTTGTTCATCCATACCTCTTCCCATTTCATAACCACAACTAATTCGAAAGTAAGTTTTAATATATTCTTTTGAATGCATTTTTCTCTTCCTCTCATTCATCAGTATTTTTGAATAATAAAAGCACGGCATTGGCCGCGCTTTTCGTTTGTTGTTATTTTATTAATTCTAAATAGTCTTCTTCAGATAGTATTTTAATGCCTAAATTGAGGGCATCTGTATGCTTTGTCTTGCCTTCAACACCTGCTCCCATTAATAAGTAATCTGTTTTCTTACTTACTG from Lysinibacillus irui includes the following:
- a CDS encoding thermonuclease family protein, producing the protein MKRQVTILFLAILILPGCQTPDYGSEKESTEVFETSSGTEVATLNGYVVEVTEDNIIRIKVPKRGEMIQKGLQVNEEGVVKVALASVQLPTGNLPLSEEANAVLKNLLLNKEISLDVLGETAAPGQNSALKEVQGYIHLKDTDTSIQEILIENGLAIIDKNAPFIKSYMPELEKIQSAAQNNSIGVWAIDGFVDLSNTIGGKFTNVINVNEDEIKSILNDIQKKGKELEISIFN